Proteins co-encoded in one Pseudobdellovibrionaceae bacterium genomic window:
- the rpsL gene encoding 30S ribosomal protein S12 has translation MPTINQLIRKERRVQKNKTASPALESCPQRRGVCTRVYTTTPKKPNSALRKVAKVRLSNGFEVISYIPGEGHNLQEHSVILIRGGRVKDLPGVRYHVVRGVLDTQGVNNRKRSRSKYGTKRPKA, from the coding sequence ATGCCAACCATAAACCAACTGATTAGAAAAGAAAGAAGAGTGCAAAAAAATAAAACTGCATCTCCAGCTCTTGAGTCTTGCCCGCAAAGACGTGGGGTTTGTACTCGTGTTTATACAACAACTCCTAAGAAGCCAAACTCGGCACTGAGAAAAGTCGCTAAAGTAAGATTGTCTAACGGCTTTGAAGTGATCTCTTATATTCCTGGTGAAGGACATAACTTACAAGAGCACAGTGTGATCTTGATTCGTGGTGGCCGTGTTAAAGATCTTCCAGGTGTGAGATACCACGTTGTACGTGGAGTATTGGACACTCAAGGTGTGAACAACAGAAAAAGATCTCGTTCTAAATACGGTACTAAGAGACCTAAGGCTTAA
- a CDS encoding DUF2799 domain-containing protein, which yields MKSLQYLLGLLLIFSLTACNSWNKEKCQNTNWDALGYGEGAQGKPNASASYATRCEKQGVKINYDSYLVGYNRGLTQYCSYDRGYQNAMDAAPIHSLCSSNLKYKDGYAKGVQAFCTHDNGYKRGTEGHPLTAMCGSSTKKAYHDGYKKGRKIFLQKEVQEIGYDISRANNDLNRIRDTIADKQFQLQRIPTHSAEPSVIQLRHDLESELSSLISKRDGIIRQISDMESTLTSYERELRSL from the coding sequence ATGAAATCACTACAGTATTTACTGGGTCTACTTTTAATCTTTTCTCTTACTGCTTGTAACAGCTGGAACAAAGAAAAATGCCAAAACACCAACTGGGATGCCTTAGGTTACGGTGAAGGCGCGCAAGGTAAACCCAACGCTTCTGCCAGTTACGCAACAAGATGTGAAAAACAGGGCGTAAAAATCAATTACGACAGTTATTTAGTGGGATACAACAGAGGCCTTACTCAATACTGCTCTTACGATCGTGGTTACCAAAATGCCATGGACGCAGCACCCATCCACTCTCTTTGTTCTTCTAATCTGAAATATAAGGACGGATACGCCAAAGGCGTTCAAGCTTTTTGTACTCACGACAACGGATACAAAAGAGGGACAGAGGGGCACCCGCTTACAGCTATGTGTGGAAGCTCTACTAAAAAGGCCTACCATGATGGGTATAAAAAAGGACGTAAAATCTTTTTACAAAAAGAAGTCCAAGAGATTGGTTACGACATTTCACGCGCCAACAATGACCTGAACAGAATCAGAGACACCATTGCCGACAAACAATTCCAATTGCAAAGAATCCCCACACATTCTGCCGAACCTTCAGTCATCCAACTTCGACATGATCTTGAAAGCGAACTGAGTTCTTTGATCTCTAAACGCGATGGTATCATTCGCCAAATTTCTGATATGGAGAGCACTCTTACTTCTTACGAAAGAGAACTTCGAAGTCTCTAA
- the rpsG gene encoding 30S ribosomal protein S7, with the protein MSRRHKSVQREVLPDPIYNDIVVARFVNKLMLDGRKTVAQSILYQALDKLKEKVSGEEPLTVFKKAVENTKPSLEVRSRRVGGATYQVPVDVRPARRLTLAMRWLTENSRKRGEKTMAERLASELADAYNNRGASIKKREDVHKMAEANRAFSHYNW; encoded by the coding sequence ATGTCTAGACGTCATAAAAGTGTACAAAGAGAAGTTTTACCTGATCCAATTTATAATGACATTGTTGTAGCTCGTTTCGTGAACAAGCTTATGCTTGATGGTCGCAAAACTGTAGCGCAATCCATTCTTTATCAAGCTCTTGATAAACTCAAAGAAAAAGTGTCTGGCGAAGAGCCACTTACTGTTTTCAAAAAAGCTGTAGAAAACACGAAGCCTTCTTTAGAAGTCAGATCGCGCCGTGTAGGTGGAGCCACTTACCAAGTGCCTGTGGACGTGAGACCTGCTCGTCGTTTAACTTTGGCTATGAGATGGTTGACAGAAAACTCACGTAAGCGTGGTGAAAAGACTATGGCTGAGCGTTTAGCTTCTGAGCTTGCTGATGCTTACAACAACCGTGGTGCTTCTATCAAAAAACGTGAAGACGTTCATAAAATGGCAGAAGCCAACAGAGCGTTCTCTCACTACAACTGGTAA
- the fusA gene encoding elongation factor G — protein sequence MSAKEPQKVEDLVYTRNIGIMAHIDAGKTTTTERILYYTGKNHKIGEVHDGDATMDWMEQEQERGITITSAATTCFWKDHRVNIIDTPGHVDFTIEVERSLRVLDGAIAVFDGVSGVEPQSETVWRQADKYKVPRIAFVNKMDRVGADFIMCQDSIVEKLHGNPIAIQLPIGQEDQFVGVVDLVKSCAYIWSGSDLGQSFEVQDIPEAYKAEFETHREALLEKICEFDDALMEKYLNGEVLTEQEIKTTLRAATLSLKVTPLLCGSAFKNKGIQALLDAVIDYLPSPLDRPDVVGIDPNKETREVVCKTDFDSPPVALAFKIANDSFAGTMTFIRMYSGIIKVGDSLLNPRLDKRERIQKLFKIHANSRTEVQDLKAGDIGAAIGLKLTGTGDTLCSPKKAVSLESIQFPEPVISVAIEPKSSADKKNLEVGLTSLLREDPSCRVTEDPETGQTLLSGMGELHLEILVDRLLREFKATANVGKPQVSYREMITNEVKAKSRFERTVGSTVEWAECEVVLAPNTKGVGVTYSFVKESDEKIPQPWKSALKEGALDSVMSGPLSGYPMLDVRVELKDLGFDLSVTTDGVCRVAVAQTVRKALREAKCKMLEPIFKLEVISPDDFVGNVVGDINSRRGKINSITPKGGTQVILAEAPLAELFGYATDLRSMSQGRASFTMTFSEYQAIPTKIQDEILRKMGRLI from the coding sequence ATGTCAGCAAAAGAGCCTCAAAAGGTGGAAGACCTTGTATATACGCGTAATATTGGAATCATGGCCCACATTGATGCGGGCAAGACGACCACGACAGAACGCATTTTATATTACACAGGCAAAAACCATAAGATCGGCGAGGTTCATGACGGTGATGCCACCATGGACTGGATGGAGCAAGAGCAAGAGCGTGGGATCACGATCACTTCGGCGGCGACAACTTGCTTTTGGAAAGACCACCGAGTCAATATCATTGATACCCCAGGGCACGTGGACTTTACCATTGAGGTCGAAAGATCTTTGCGAGTTCTTGATGGGGCTATTGCGGTATTTGATGGAGTCAGTGGTGTAGAACCTCAGTCTGAAACTGTGTGGCGCCAAGCGGACAAGTATAAAGTACCTAGAATTGCATTTGTAAACAAAATGGATAGAGTCGGAGCAGACTTCATCATGTGCCAAGACAGCATTGTTGAAAAACTTCACGGTAACCCCATCGCTATCCAACTTCCTATTGGGCAAGAAGATCAGTTTGTAGGAGTGGTAGATTTAGTGAAATCTTGCGCCTATATCTGGAGCGGCTCGGACTTAGGCCAGAGCTTTGAAGTGCAAGATATTCCTGAGGCCTACAAAGCAGAGTTTGAAACTCACCGAGAAGCTTTATTGGAAAAGATTTGCGAATTTGATGATGCTCTTATGGAAAAGTATTTAAATGGTGAAGTTTTAACGGAGCAAGAGATTAAAACTACACTTAGAGCGGCCACTTTATCTTTGAAGGTCACCCCACTGTTGTGTGGATCTGCTTTTAAGAACAAAGGCATTCAGGCTCTGTTAGATGCGGTGATTGATTATTTACCAAGCCCGTTAGATCGCCCCGATGTGGTAGGGATTGATCCCAACAAAGAAACTCGTGAAGTCGTGTGTAAGACTGACTTTGACAGTCCGCCTGTGGCGTTGGCCTTTAAGATCGCCAACGACAGTTTTGCAGGCACCATGACTTTTATTAGAATGTATTCGGGGATTATAAAAGTGGGCGACAGTCTACTTAACCCACGTTTGGATAAACGCGAAAGAATCCAGAAGTTATTTAAAATTCATGCTAACTCCAGAACGGAAGTGCAAGATCTTAAGGCTGGCGATATTGGAGCCGCTATTGGCTTAAAGCTTACGGGAACAGGGGACACTCTCTGTTCGCCTAAAAAAGCGGTGTCTCTTGAATCCATTCAGTTCCCTGAACCTGTGATTTCTGTGGCCATTGAACCTAAAAGTTCTGCGGACAAGAAAAACCTAGAAGTTGGATTGACCTCTTTACTGCGTGAAGACCCTTCTTGTCGTGTGACAGAAGATCCTGAAACGGGACAGACGCTCTTGTCAGGAATGGGTGAACTGCATCTGGAAATTCTTGTAGATCGACTTTTAAGAGAGTTTAAAGCGACCGCCAACGTAGGTAAACCTCAGGTCTCTTACCGTGAGATGATCACCAACGAAGTGAAGGCCAAATCTAGGTTTGAGCGCACAGTGGGCTCTACGGTGGAGTGGGCTGAGTGTGAAGTTGTGCTTGCGCCAAATACAAAAGGTGTGGGTGTGACCTATTCTTTTGTTAAGGAGTCCGATGAAAAGATTCCGCAACCATGGAAGTCCGCTTTAAAAGAAGGGGCTTTGGACTCTGTGATGAGCGGTCCACTTTCGGGCTATCCTATGCTTGATGTGCGTGTAGAGCTTAAAGATTTGGGCTTTGATCTGTCTGTGACGACAGATGGTGTGTGTCGTGTGGCTGTGGCACAAACAGTAAGGAAAGCTTTAAGGGAAGCCAAGTGCAAAATGCTTGAACCCATTTTTAAACTTGAAGTGATATCTCCAGATGATTTTGTGGGTAACGTGGTAGGCGATATCAATTCACGTCGAGGTAAGATCAACAGCATTACACCTAAAGGGGGCACACAGGTGATCCTAGCCGAGGCCCCTCTAGCAGAGCTATTTGGTTATGCCACAGATTTAAGATCCATGTCCCAAGGGCGAGCCAGCTTTACTATGACCTTTAGTGAATACCAAGCGATACCCACCAAGATCCAAGATGAAATTCTAAGAAAGATGGGACGACTGATTTAG
- a CDS encoding MarC family protein: MEELIAVGTKFMLAFISLFMIVDPLGTGPVVLSLTRNYSAADTERIIKRACLIGAQVLIFFQLFGNFLFGFLHIDLNAFKIAGGLLLFMTAWDMIKAKTAGEKYPSEVHEAVERDDISIFPIAMPLLAGPGAITSVIVYSNSPDSSFLENSLVSILAIVLTFFLAFQIMRYSNKVKKLLGQSGIAVLQRVMGILLASLSLQLITEGSTLLVFKILQSA, translated from the coding sequence ATGGAAGAGCTTATTGCAGTAGGAACCAAATTCATGCTGGCGTTCATCAGTCTGTTTATGATTGTGGACCCCCTAGGCACTGGTCCTGTCGTCTTAAGTTTAACCCGCAATTATTCTGCGGCAGACACCGAACGCATCATTAAACGCGCCTGCCTCATCGGTGCTCAGGTCTTAATCTTCTTCCAGTTATTTGGGAACTTTCTCTTTGGTTTTTTACACATTGATCTGAATGCCTTTAAGATTGCAGGTGGATTGTTACTGTTTATGACCGCATGGGATATGATCAAGGCTAAAACGGCGGGAGAAAAATACCCCTCAGAGGTTCATGAAGCCGTCGAACGTGATGACATCAGCATCTTCCCTATTGCCATGCCTCTGCTAGCAGGCCCAGGGGCCATCACCTCGGTGATTGTCTATTCCAACAGCCCTGACAGTTCATTTTTGGAGAACTCTTTGGTCTCGATTCTAGCGATTGTTCTGACCTTCTTTTTGGCCTTTCAGATCATGCGATATTCCAATAAAGTGAAGAAGCTTTTGGGCCAATCAGGAATTGCGGTTTTACAGCGGGTGATGGGTATTCTGCTGGCTTCGTTGTCTTTGCAACTCATCACCGAAGGCTCAACCCTTTTGGTCTTTAAAATCTTACAATCCGCGTAG